taattacaaaaaaaaaaaaaataaaaaataataaaaaataaaatatctggaaatgaaaaatgtttgtaaaaatgaaaaaaataaaaaaaatatctggaaatgaaaaatgattgtaaaaataaaaataaaataaaaaaatataaattaaataaatataataaatttatacatacttttggttcaattaattttctgAATGCAGTTGAAGAATTCCAATCTTTACCATGAGCAATTGATAAAGTACTTTCATATTGttctttatttgaataatgtTGAGGAAGTTGATTTAATACATATTTAGAAACACCATCCAATGGAGCTTTTTCATCGATAATGACTCTACTATTCTTTGAATCTGCTCTTTTTTGAgccaattctttaattttctgATCACGTTTTCTCTTTATTATTGCCTCTTTCTTTGAGTTATCTCTTTCTTGAATACCATCGCCAACCCAAGAACCCCAACCTGGTAAAAAGTTTGATTTCTCTTCTGGTACATCCTCCTCAACCAattgtttcttttcttcCATAAATTCATCTTCAATATTATCTTTTGCAAATgcttctaataataattctttttgtttatttgatgTAATTAAACTCATACCCATTGTTTTAGTTTTCTTTTCACTCTTTTCATCagattctttattattattatcgttattattaatattattattttcaaattttctcttgttatcttttttatttgatgtaGTGTTGACaacattatttgataaatcattaCCTTTTACAACttctttaccattattatttttattattattattattattatcatttgaaattttactaccattatttaaattatttaaactaattaaaaattcatcagattgtttctttttatcttttttacttttcttttttgattttttaacatCTAACCATGGATTTTCTTCATctaattcttcttcttcttcttgttgttcttgttgttgttcttttttattatttaattttttaatattatcattattttcatttgtattgctgttattattgttattattatttttaatttgaattgatGAACCTGAAACAACTTTATGACCATTACCAAAACCAGCTTTTTCAACTAATAAACCTGAAGacataattttatttgaaggattttgtttatttgaagCGAGTTGTTTATGAAGGATGATTCTATTTGATTCTTCAATCTCTCTTTCTTGATCATCTAATTCGGCTTGTTCATAATCATCTACACcattttgtaatttaattGCATTATCTAATTCTCTTTCCATTGATTTTTGCATAAATTTCATTGCATTAATACCTTTATCTGGTAAAGCAGTTGGTCTACctaatttttgtaatttcatttgaattcTTTCTTTATCACTTAATGATTTTTGATCAACAtctgataaatcaatttttttattatttttattatcatcatcatcaccactttcttcatcatcatcactttcatcatcatcatcatcttcatcactattttcattattaacatttgaattattaattttattaattaataataattccttTGCTAATTTTTGATGTTCATTAATATCTCTTCTATCTTCAGTTGTTAAACCacgattatttaaaatatttttcataaatttactattatttttatgtcTTTGAGTCATACGTTCTAAAACACGTCTTTCTTCAAGTTTTTCAGCTTTATGTTTTGCAAATTCTGGATCTAATTTCATGAGTTCTTCTTCTCTCTTTGCTAAtgctttttcttttttcttcttttcaaCCTTTCTAAATGATTTActcttta
This region of Dictyostelium discoideum AX4 chromosome 3 chromosome, whole genome shotgun sequence genomic DNA includes:
- the utp14 gene encoding U3 small nucleolar ribonucleoprotein — encoded protein: MNKNDKDLEKFKRVKAIIDGTAKPFIPKSTKPTTIKSNGGGNRKNSMLKKQFVRTNKKSKKVVENEDEDDQFQYGDEEDNGESELDTYKLPNRFEDEEIEEEDAFDDADEDLIKSKANKNYDDEFEGEDFVDLDELLDEKEETSSVSSKSTKHDEEEDEEEKEDDDEEEGLSDDSLFSENDDDDDDEEPSEQEDDEENSNSSNLISIVKNLEKTKRSIKDENKSKTKLPDMTEVIGNESQFNIFPNVDENGTIDINDLMSFIPDEFDKVKSQLDEIADKAPISTPVSKYERDTIQRRITTEQAHKILTQWVPFVREQREKNLKFESKVVVPSTSSTLASSFSKTDLNDEISKAIMDSGASITRPPQGAIDPTTGKKVVDPIEEKRRLREIIKLRSIMYYQEIKDKRKKKIKSKSFRKVEKKKKEKALAKREEELMKLDPEFAKHKAEKLEERRVLERMTQRHKNNSKFMKNILNNRGLTTEDRRDINEHQKLAKELLLINKINNSNVNNENSDEDDDDDESDDDEESGDDDDNKNNKKIDLSDVDQKSLSDKERIQMKLQKLGRPTALPDKGINAMKFMQKSMERELDNAIKLQNGVDDYEQAELDDQEREIEESNRIILHKQLASNKQNPSNKIMSSGLLVEKAGFGNGHKVVSGSSIQIKNNNNNNNSNTNENNDNIKKLNNKKEQQQEQQEEEEELDEENPWLDVKKSKKKSKKDKKKQSDEFLISLNNLNNGSKISNDNNNNNNKNNNGKEVVKGNDLSNNVVNTTSNKKDNKRKFENNNINNNDNNNKESDEKSEKKTKTMGMSLITSNKQKELLLEAFAKDNIEDEFMEEKKQLVEEDVPEEKSNFLPGWGSWVGDGIQERDNSKKEAIIKRKRDQKIKELAQKRADSKNSRVIIDEKAPLDGVSKYVLNQLPQHYSNKEQYESTLSIAHGKDWNSSTAFRKLIEPKVSVMPGTFIKPVSIKDKQDFIMKKKEESKKKSKK